The genomic segment GGCATTTATACACCTCCGCGCTCGGAAGATACGGCGCGAATCGCGAACGCTTCGGGTCAAGCAAATCCAGAATGTTGGTGTTGTCCCGCGTGGAAGCGCTGTAATCGAGCCAGCCCGAAACCCAGGCATGCGGCTCCACCGGATTTTGATATCCTGGCCCGGTCAGCCGGTCGGCGTTGTCGTCGGGATAGAGCAAATGGGCGAGTTGCAACTGTTTCAAGTTGCCCATGCACTTGATGCCCTGCGCTTTGGTCTTCGACTTGCTGAGAGCCGGCAAAAGCATGCCCGCGAGAATCGCAATGATGGCGATGACGACCAGCAGCTCAATCAGGGTGAATCCGGCCGGGCGCGGGGAGGTGGTTTGAGTTTTCATAACGGGTTCCGGAATGCAATGGGGAG from the Verrucomicrobiota bacterium genome contains:
- a CDS encoding type II secretion system protein, whose amino-acid sequence is MKTQTTSPRPAGFTLIELLVVIAIIAILAGMLLPALSKSKTKAQGIKCMGNLKQLQLAHLLYPDDNADRLTGPGYQNPVEPHAWVSGWLDYSASTRDNTNILDLLDPKRSRFAPYLPSAEVYKC